In Desulfomonile tiedjei DSM 6799, a genomic segment contains:
- the hmcA gene encoding sulfate respiration complex hexadecaheme cytochrome HmcA → MCDSGAKRGRLMQATTRTILIILSGFLWTLFPNVPAFSDNSPQSSTQNSSTNPPILISHLGSSPRLERPPVVFDHDMHTKALKQSKGQDCAICHIVKDASASLSNPEVKVFKFPKSAFDPTDKTAIMYAYHEGCVSCHRTLQSEGKKSGPDIGLCGKCHKKRPEVQQTTWAWSPIFNYARHGKHVEAVKKLDPATEFAIADKVQVVSDTSGNRCELCHHQYDEKQKKLIYKKDTENSCQACHKSKDEKNARSMQKVAHSACIGCHMKLAEKAKAETTSQQGSSSTTSQNKFGPFECKGCHGEHKELTPEEIMKVPRLVRGQKDVMDLALVLPDNTSVEMPKEIPGIQSPAVRMKAVTFNHKAHEPRAQFCNACHHNSLEKCVNCHTQTGDVKKGGGISYERAFHMVTSNQACIGCHAQKKQDQKCAGCHQWLTGPTPSSSCPVCHRGPSNGKAIDVPPMPLFQDKEKVPDKVVMKLLEKEFKPAEFAHLKIVNKLVTISNESSLARWFHSTREQALCAGCHHRSEFQQAAVKVPKCTTCHNKTVDLASLGKPTLMGAYHRQCIGCHGSMKQKPTALECAKCHAEKGEIKTALEVISHVPANK, encoded by the coding sequence ATGTGCGACTCGGGTGCAAAAAGGGGCAGACTCATGCAAGCGACTACAAGGACGATCTTGATAATTCTTTCGGGTTTCCTGTGGACTTTGTTTCCAAATGTACCGGCTTTCTCGGACAACTCTCCGCAAAGTTCAACTCAAAACAGTAGTACAAATCCGCCGATTCTTATATCGCATTTGGGGTCATCTCCCCGATTAGAGCGTCCGCCTGTAGTGTTCGATCATGACATGCATACGAAAGCATTGAAACAGTCTAAAGGTCAGGATTGTGCAATATGTCACATTGTGAAGGATGCCAGTGCCAGCCTTTCCAATCCTGAAGTCAAAGTCTTCAAATTTCCGAAAAGCGCTTTCGATCCAACCGACAAGACTGCAATCATGTATGCATATCACGAGGGATGTGTGAGCTGTCATCGTACCCTTCAATCCGAAGGGAAGAAATCCGGACCGGATATCGGCCTTTGCGGCAAATGTCACAAGAAACGTCCTGAAGTCCAGCAAACCACCTGGGCCTGGAGTCCTATTTTCAACTATGCCCGACATGGCAAGCACGTGGAAGCAGTCAAGAAGCTCGATCCGGCAACTGAATTTGCGATTGCGGACAAGGTTCAAGTCGTCTCGGATACAAGCGGTAACAGGTGTGAACTCTGCCATCACCAGTACGACGAGAAGCAGAAGAAGCTCATCTATAAAAAAGATACCGAGAACTCATGTCAGGCCTGTCACAAGAGCAAGGACGAAAAGAATGCACGATCCATGCAGAAAGTGGCTCATTCCGCGTGCATCGGCTGTCATATGAAGCTTGCGGAAAAAGCCAAGGCTGAAACGACTTCTCAGCAAGGATCGTCATCGACAACTTCGCAGAACAAATTCGGACCGTTTGAATGCAAGGGATGCCACGGGGAGCACAAAGAGCTGACCCCTGAAGAGATCATGAAAGTTCCTCGACTGGTGAGAGGCCAGAAAGATGTTATGGATCTCGCACTTGTCTTGCCGGATAACACTTCTGTGGAGATGCCCAAGGAAATTCCGGGAATCCAGTCTCCTGCGGTCCGCATGAAAGCAGTGACTTTCAACCACAAGGCTCATGAACCCCGTGCTCAATTCTGCAATGCTTGCCATCACAACTCCCTGGAAAAATGTGTGAACTGTCACACGCAAACAGGCGACGTAAAGAAGGGCGGCGGAATCAGTTACGAGCGGGCATTCCATATGGTTACGTCAAACCAGGCGTGTATCGGTTGTCATGCTCAAAAGAAGCAGGATCAGAAATGTGCAGGATGTCACCAGTGGTTAACAGGTCCAACACCAAGTTCCTCATGTCCCGTATGCCACCGAGGTCCGTCAAACGGGAAAGCCATCGATGTTCCGCCGATGCCTCTGTTTCAGGACAAAGAAAAGGTTCCCGACAAAGTGGTGATGAAGCTCCTGGAAAAGGAGTTTAAGCCTGCAGAGTTTGCGCATCTGAAAATCGTGAACAAGCTCGTGACCATTTCAAACGAAAGTTCCCTGGCCCGGTGGTTCCACTCTACACGAGAGCAGGCTCTCTGTGCAGGGTGTCATCATAGAAGTGAATTTCAACAGGCAGCGGTCAAGGTGCCCAAGTGTACGACGTGTCACAATAAGACCGTGGATCTTGCTTCTTTGGGCAAACCGACTTTGATGGGAGCGTACCACCGCCAGTGCATCGGATGTCATGGATCGATGAAGCAGAAGCCGACTGCATTGGAATGCGCGAAATGCCATGCTGAAAAAGGGGAGATAAAGACTGCATTAGAAGTCATTTCCCATGTTCCGGCGAACAAGTGA
- a CDS encoding (Fe-S)-binding protein: MGLPAYYLPQLPAVSDPGLDLNAKELTREQISQVINRVIDKETAARFNVYLNTCVHCGLCSDACHWFLSNDRDPRFSPVGKVKQTLWEILKKKGNVDSDFIKECSRIAQTECNVCRKCSMYCPFGIDIAYLLLVVRRICHELHMVPQFMQDTVNSHAVTLNQMWVKQDEWIDTLQWQEEDARSEVVGARIPLDKEGAEVFYSVIAPEPKILAQLIGNIAQIMAVAKIDWTMPSFDGWDNSNMAMFSGDFEIMGRVERAHHEAALKLKCKRIVMGECGHAFRGAVYDGPKWLAWREPPIPVIHAVDFYHELITSGRIKIARKFDEPVTVQEPCNIVRGRGLGTKLREIVQATCSHFVPPSPDFEHNYCCGAGGGVINCGPPWKTSRVKGNSVKAEQLAATKAHVVITPCHNCHSGIEDIIGSYKLGMHVKFFSEILMQVMEIPDELRAE; the protein is encoded by the coding sequence ATGGGCTTACCGGCATACTATTTACCACAATTACCGGCCGTTTCCGACCCGGGTCTAGATCTCAATGCAAAGGAACTCACTCGTGAGCAGATAAGCCAGGTCATAAACAGAGTGATCGATAAAGAGACGGCAGCCAGATTCAACGTATATTTAAATACTTGCGTACATTGCGGACTCTGCTCGGACGCGTGCCACTGGTTTCTTTCAAACGATCGTGACCCCAGGTTCTCTCCAGTTGGCAAGGTCAAACAGACGCTCTGGGAAATACTCAAGAAGAAAGGGAATGTGGATTCCGACTTCATCAAGGAGTGCTCCAGAATTGCCCAGACGGAGTGCAATGTTTGCCGAAAATGCAGCATGTACTGTCCCTTCGGCATCGACATTGCCTATTTGCTTCTGGTAGTGCGGCGGATTTGCCATGAGCTCCACATGGTGCCGCAATTCATGCAAGACACTGTTAACAGCCACGCTGTCACCCTGAACCAGATGTGGGTGAAGCAGGACGAGTGGATCGATACGCTCCAGTGGCAAGAGGAAGATGCCAGATCTGAAGTCGTAGGGGCGAGAATTCCGTTGGACAAAGAAGGTGCCGAAGTCTTTTACTCGGTGATAGCTCCTGAACCAAAAATTCTTGCGCAACTCATCGGCAATATTGCTCAGATCATGGCTGTAGCAAAGATCGATTGGACCATGCCTTCGTTCGATGGCTGGGATAACAGCAACATGGCCATGTTCTCCGGCGATTTCGAGATCATGGGACGAGTTGAACGCGCTCATCACGAGGCTGCATTGAAGCTGAAGTGCAAACGAATTGTGATGGGCGAATGCGGTCATGCATTTAGAGGAGCAGTGTACGACGGCCCCAAGTGGCTCGCATGGCGTGAACCTCCGATTCCGGTGATTCATGCAGTGGACTTCTACCATGAGCTTATTACTTCAGGCCGCATCAAGATTGCTCGCAAATTCGATGAGCCGGTCACTGTTCAAGAACCTTGTAACATCGTGAGAGGCAGAGGGCTCGGAACCAAGTTGCGCGAAATCGTTCAAGCTACTTGTTCGCATTTTGTACCTCCCAGTCCTGACTTTGAGCATAACTACTGCTGTGGAGCCGGAGGCGGAGTCATCAACTGCGGTCCTCCGTGGAAAACCTCGCGTGTCAAGGGTAACAGCGTCAAGGCTGAACAATTGGCGGCAACGAAAGCACATGTGGTAATAACGCCGTGCCACAACTGCCACAGTGGGATTGAAGATATCATCGGTTCGTACAAACTCGGCATGCATGTGAAATTCTTTAGTGAGATACTCATGCAGGTAATGGAAATTCCCGATGAACTGAGAGCCGAGTAA
- the tmcC gene encoding TmcC family electron transfer complex membrane anchor subunit, producing the protein MYNLVSGPLVWIAFSVFIGGMLYQFFRMVRMAQKDKVVLPYMSLKYGLRSLVHWLVPFASRNMRMRYETTLVTFAFHICLFLVPIFLTAHVAMFSYAWGGKWPTISERAADWLTVLVIFAALFFLVRRWMLPEVHFVTSIGDYLLLALVAAPFLTGFAARNQWFDYDTIIVLHIICGSAMLMAIPFTRLSHMLFFPFTRAYMGSEFGAVRHARDW; encoded by the coding sequence ATGTACAACCTCGTGAGCGGACCGCTCGTCTGGATTGCATTCTCTGTGTTCATCGGTGGGATGCTCTATCAGTTTTTCAGAATGGTAAGGATGGCTCAAAAGGATAAAGTTGTGCTCCCTTATATGAGCTTAAAATATGGTTTGCGTTCGCTTGTCCATTGGCTCGTGCCTTTTGCCTCCAGGAACATGCGCATGCGCTACGAGACGACTTTGGTGACCTTCGCATTCCATATTTGCCTTTTCCTGGTACCGATCTTTCTCACGGCACACGTGGCTATGTTCTCGTATGCATGGGGAGGCAAGTGGCCGACTATCTCGGAAAGGGCGGCAGATTGGCTCACAGTGCTTGTGATTTTCGCTGCATTGTTCTTTCTTGTGCGACGATGGATGCTTCCTGAAGTGCATTTTGTCACTTCAATAGGGGATTATCTCTTGTTAGCTCTCGTCGCGGCTCCCTTTCTAACAGGTTTCGCAGCTCGTAATCAGTGGTTTGATTACGATACTATCATTGTCCTTCACATCATCTGCGGGTCAGCAATGCTTATGGCGATACCGTTCACGAGACTTAGCCATATGCTCTTCTTTCCCTTTACCCGGGCGTACATGGGATCCGAATTCGGCGCAGTCCGTCATGCCAGGGATTGGTAG
- the tmcD gene encoding electron transfer complex subunit TmcD, with the protein MEQAERSIPCNIWDWDIPSKAVADVDDWHNEYSEVQELTVSEDGETVAAIVKSDEDVFTVCVNGVPWESTFEKVWSLRFAPDGKLTCLGMNEDEWTVIQDDRAWEETFEYVWNLRFSRDGAAVAANIRTSEGYGIVLNGEPWESTFVQMRACEISADGSRTAGNVQLEPVSEGDIWKFREGVWSLAVDGEPWDTNFLNVWDSVFSDDGSKVAAEVRLKSGLQTICVDGLPWKNGFKAVWKPLFVPREHDVIAPCLTPQGWGLLLNSEPLWNEYFAQLWHQTFSPDGKRLAAVVAPSFGRWTVAVNGSPWQSTFGDAVLPPVFSESGGRIAAVVKDHNKWTIAVDGTPWDQEFDMIWDPVFSPDGRQVAARAAKGQEYFLVVNGKIASLGYVQMWDPIFSPDGEKILVKAVQFGRLYRNLLPLRELLR; encoded by the coding sequence ATGGAACAAGCAGAACGATCTATACCCTGTAATATTTGGGACTGGGATATCCCCTCTAAAGCCGTGGCAGACGTGGATGACTGGCACAACGAGTATTCCGAAGTGCAGGAATTAACGGTCAGTGAGGATGGCGAAACAGTAGCTGCCATTGTCAAGTCGGATGAAGATGTGTTCACAGTCTGCGTTAACGGAGTACCCTGGGAGAGCACGTTTGAAAAAGTGTGGTCTCTTAGGTTTGCACCCGATGGCAAGCTCACCTGTCTCGGAATGAACGAGGATGAATGGACTGTTATTCAGGACGATCGGGCCTGGGAAGAGACATTCGAGTATGTCTGGAATCTGAGGTTCAGTCGCGATGGTGCCGCAGTGGCTGCAAACATCAGGACATCTGAAGGCTACGGTATAGTTTTGAACGGAGAGCCCTGGGAGAGTACGTTTGTCCAAATGAGGGCTTGCGAAATCAGCGCTGATGGATCTCGCACGGCAGGCAACGTGCAGTTGGAGCCTGTATCGGAAGGTGACATCTGGAAATTTCGAGAGGGAGTCTGGAGCCTTGCGGTGGACGGAGAGCCCTGGGACACTAATTTTCTTAATGTCTGGGATTCCGTCTTCAGTGATGATGGATCGAAAGTTGCTGCGGAAGTGCGACTAAAATCCGGTCTTCAGACGATCTGTGTCGACGGCCTGCCCTGGAAAAATGGTTTCAAAGCAGTCTGGAAGCCTCTCTTTGTTCCCCGTGAGCACGATGTTATAGCTCCGTGTCTGACACCGCAAGGATGGGGGCTGCTTCTGAACAGCGAGCCTTTATGGAATGAATACTTCGCGCAACTCTGGCATCAGACATTCAGCCCTGATGGAAAACGACTTGCAGCCGTGGTTGCGCCCTCATTCGGGCGCTGGACCGTAGCAGTAAATGGTAGTCCATGGCAAAGCACTTTCGGCGACGCTGTACTGCCACCAGTCTTCAGTGAAAGCGGAGGGAGAATCGCGGCAGTAGTAAAAGATCACAATAAATGGACTATCGCTGTAGACGGCACCCCGTGGGACCAGGAATTCGACATGATTTGGGACCCGGTTTTCAGTCCCGATGGGAGACAGGTAGCTGCAAGAGCGGCGAAAGGGCAGGAATATTTCCTTGTAGTCAACGGCAAAATTGCGTCGTTAGGTTACGTTCAAATGTGGGACCCAATCTTCAGTCCTGATGGTGAGAAGATTTTGGTCAAGGCGGTTCAATTCGGTCGCCTTTATCGCAACCTTCTTCCCCTCAGAGAACTTCTGCGCTGA
- a CDS encoding ATP-binding protein, translating to MGWLKQKWAALSRSLGLRIASMVGLILLGSFIIFVSLLLNIQQDFYYEQVMREADRFSSSVINATNHSMLEDDRDATRNIINNMGQQEGISAIRIYDHDGLIKFSNRPREVGSRVDKQSEACFVCHSVDKPFDQVVTDQRARVHYHEGYRVLGMITPIFIQESCYTAACHVHSKDQQILGVLDVSMSLKWFDDRVKSLVMNIVIIGIGTFAAIFGIIGVYIAAKVNRPIGRLRLGAKKIAAGDYTYKVPVESTDQIGELAQSFNVMRDQIRRRTLELVRSRWEYKNLFEQVPCFICLIDDRFDIVRQNSHMQELFRGTIGMKCYEVFKQRKSKCDDCHVDVTFQEGKSSGREHCGLKITGEETNYLSYTTPVFDEKGKVIYAMLIAVDISDRIELQKALRASEDFQANLIENSIHGIIATDEDGKINIYNIAAQNMFGYSPEEVIGDGDLEKYFPKPFVEMVLTAHLGRETEQTRLIAQEMVITSKEGESIPVRFSGFLLFDDKKIVGAVGFLQDLRMFKKLEREKQASDRLAVAGQTVAGLAHGIKNILTGLEGGVFVVETAMEDHDDELLPRGWSMVRNNISRVSALVKDLLSYSKERAPQYEETDPNLLAEEVCALFDMSAQEKSIEIRRDFDAQANRMFAIYLDQRGIHTCLSNLIANAIDACALDSAKSEHHIIVRTRLNPEGFLTYEVSDNGVGMSDDIQRKLFSRFYSTKGSRGTGLGLLVTSKIIAEHGGRISFESKEGAGTTFTVVLPPGKPKEKKHNLFDSSDDKKESAADPGVQTNPVGSIESKQKSFEA from the coding sequence GTGGGTTGGCTTAAGCAAAAATGGGCTGCCCTCTCAAGAAGCCTGGGTCTGAGGATTGCCTCCATGGTGGGGCTGATTCTTCTTGGCTCCTTCATAATTTTCGTCTCTCTCCTGCTAAACATTCAGCAGGACTTCTATTACGAGCAAGTGATGCGAGAAGCGGACAGATTCAGTTCTTCAGTGATCAATGCTACCAACCACAGCATGCTGGAAGACGACCGGGACGCGACTCGGAACATCATCAACAATATGGGGCAGCAGGAGGGGATCTCAGCCATTCGGATATACGATCATGACGGTTTGATAAAGTTTTCAAATCGACCGCGTGAAGTCGGCTCCAGGGTAGATAAGCAGTCCGAAGCCTGTTTCGTGTGCCACTCAGTTGACAAGCCGTTCGATCAAGTAGTTACCGATCAAAGAGCTCGAGTGCACTATCACGAAGGTTACAGAGTCCTTGGTATGATCACTCCAATATTCATACAAGAAAGCTGCTATACCGCGGCATGTCATGTTCATTCCAAGGATCAACAAATCCTGGGGGTGCTTGATGTAAGTATGTCCCTGAAGTGGTTTGACGATCGGGTTAAGTCCCTTGTAATGAACATAGTGATCATTGGAATAGGCACATTCGCTGCGATTTTCGGGATCATTGGCGTATATATAGCAGCTAAAGTGAACAGACCGATAGGTCGATTGCGGTTGGGAGCAAAAAAGATAGCAGCAGGAGATTATACGTACAAGGTGCCGGTGGAGTCGACGGATCAGATCGGTGAACTCGCACAGTCATTCAATGTCATGCGGGATCAGATCAGACGGCGCACTCTCGAGCTTGTCCGCAGCCGGTGGGAGTACAAGAATCTCTTCGAGCAAGTGCCGTGCTTCATCTGTTTAATTGACGATCGCTTCGATATCGTCCGCCAGAATTCACATATGCAGGAACTGTTCAGAGGCACCATAGGAATGAAATGTTACGAAGTCTTCAAGCAGCGCAAGTCAAAATGCGACGACTGTCATGTAGACGTGACATTTCAGGAAGGAAAATCTTCGGGACGGGAGCATTGCGGTCTCAAGATCACGGGTGAAGAAACAAATTACTTGAGTTACACGACACCCGTGTTCGACGAAAAAGGCAAAGTTATCTATGCGATGCTCATAGCAGTCGATATCAGTGACCGGATCGAGCTGCAGAAGGCACTGCGAGCTTCGGAGGATTTTCAGGCCAACCTCATCGAGAACTCGATCCACGGCATTATAGCAACCGATGAAGATGGAAAAATAAACATCTACAACATTGCGGCTCAAAATATGTTCGGTTATTCGCCTGAAGAAGTGATCGGCGACGGCGATCTGGAGAAATATTTTCCGAAACCGTTCGTTGAGATGGTCCTTACTGCACATCTGGGACGAGAGACTGAGCAGACTCGTTTGATCGCACAGGAAATGGTTATTACATCAAAGGAAGGAGAATCCATTCCCGTTCGCTTCTCCGGATTCCTTCTTTTCGACGACAAAAAAATAGTCGGTGCAGTAGGATTTCTTCAGGATCTCCGCATGTTCAAGAAACTGGAACGTGAGAAACAGGCTTCTGACCGGCTCGCGGTTGCAGGCCAGACTGTGGCGGGTCTCGCTCATGGTATCAAGAATATTCTCACCGGCTTGGAGGGTGGAGTGTTCGTCGTAGAAACGGCTATGGAAGATCATGACGATGAACTGCTCCCCCGCGGCTGGAGTATGGTCCGAAACAATATTAGCAGAGTGTCGGCTCTCGTGAAGGATCTTCTCAGTTACAGTAAGGAGCGAGCGCCTCAGTATGAAGAAACCGATCCAAATCTCCTGGCAGAAGAAGTTTGTGCCCTCTTCGACATGAGTGCTCAGGAAAAGTCCATAGAGATCCGCAGGGATTTCGATGCACAAGCAAACAGGATGTTTGCAATCTATCTCGATCAACGGGGCATTCACACGTGCCTGTCAAACCTGATTGCGAACGCAATCGATGCCTGCGCTCTCGATAGTGCAAAATCCGAACACCACATCATAGTGCGAACAAGACTGAATCCGGAGGGGTTCCTCACATACGAAGTGTCCGACAACGGCGTGGGAATGAGCGATGACATCCAGCGAAAACTTTTCTCGAGGTTTTACTCGACCAAGGGAAGCAGAGGAACCGGTCTCGGTCTCCTTGTGACCAGCAAAATCATCGCCGAGCATGGTGGTCGGATATCGTTTGAAAGCAAGGAAGGAGCAGGAACGACATTTACCGTCGTACTGCCTCCCGGCAAACCCAAAGAAAAGAAACACAATCTATTCGACTCTTCTGACGACAAAAAGGAGTCTGCAGCAGACCCTGGCGTTCAGACGAACCCGGTGGGATCAATCGAGTCGAAACAGAAATCTTTCGAGGCGTGA
- a CDS encoding response regulator, which yields MPKKILVIDDEPDILTFIGTLLRKNGYTVCEACDGVEGMKKVIEEKPDLVCLDLLMPEKTGIKMYREMRRDERLKHLPVIMVTGIEAADPWDFKGFKQYIQERSLPAPEGYIEKPIDRELFLKAVKEVLQE from the coding sequence ATGCCCAAGAAGATTCTCGTTATCGATGACGAGCCCGATATCCTAACGTTTATCGGAACACTCCTGAGAAAGAACGGATACACCGTGTGTGAAGCGTGTGACGGAGTGGAAGGGATGAAGAAAGTCATCGAAGAGAAGCCCGATCTAGTCTGTCTCGATCTGCTGATGCCGGAAAAAACAGGCATCAAAATGTATCGAGAGATGCGGCGGGACGAGCGTCTCAAGCATTTGCCCGTCATCATGGTCACAGGAATTGAAGCAGCGGATCCCTGGGACTTCAAAGGATTCAAGCAGTACATCCAGGAAAGATCTTTACCTGCTCCGGAAGGGTATATCGAAAAGCCGATTGACAGGGAACTTTTTCTTAAGGCGGTAAAAGAGGTTCTCCAGGAATAA